A genomic window from Accipiter gentilis chromosome 1, bAccGen1.1, whole genome shotgun sequence includes:
- the LYPD1 gene encoding ly6/PLAUR domain-containing protein 1 encodes MRLFLLAATFWGLCLAAGLGLQIQCYQCEEFQLNNDCSAPEFIVNCTVNVQDMCQKEVMEKSFGIMYRKSCASSAACLIASAGYQSFCSPGKVNSVCISCCNTPLCNGPRPKKRGNSGVVPRAHVITTVLFLKLALLFLYC; translated from the exons ATGCGGCTCTTCCTCCTCGCTGCAACTTTCTGGGGATTGTGTCTGGCCGCAG GTTTGGGTTTGCAAATACAGTGCTACCAGTGTGAGGAGTTCCAGCTAAATAATGACTGCTCTGCTCCAGAGTTCATCGTGAATTGTACAGTGAATGTTCAAGATATGTGTCAGAAAGAAGTAATGGAAAAAAGTTTTG GAATCATGTATCGCAAATCCTGCGCGTCTTCAGCAGCGTGTCTGATAGCATCTGCTGGGTACCAGTCCTTTTGTTCTCCAGGGAAGGTGAACTCTGTTTGTATCAGCTGCTGCAACACTCCGCTCTGCAATGGACCCCGGCCAAAGAAGAGGGGGAATTCTGGCGTGGTGCCGAGGGCACACGTGATAACCACCGTTCTGTTCCTTAAATTGGCTCTGTTGTTTTTGTATTGCTAA